A single genomic interval of Candidatus Hydrogenedentota bacterium harbors:
- the argS gene encoding arginine--tRNA ligase, translating into MSLFSSITDAVLAAYPALQPGDVVPASPPNREVGDVAVPLFLAAKRLGGNPAALAREAAEKVVFGPEVTSAAAAGPYLNLRLDRSRVGAGVVAEVLENGDRYGSGNTGAGRRVLIEHTSINPNASPHVGRGRCAMIGDSLARLLRFEGNDVEVHYYVNDMGRQIGLLVMIADEIKGLDFDGILDAYVRANARAESDPAFAEKGYALLSDMEEGDPRAQARFRQVTDLCLQGQLAVLHRVGATYDIFDRESAYVNDPRLAQIEEALRAKGALFTDEEQRLVVDLAPLGHAQEEGRYFVLRRANGSSMYGYRDLAYSLDKEEKGADVNLMVLGEDHKLYAQQLAMILQAAGHTPPEAVYYSYILLKDGKMSTRQGKVVLLSQFLDQASALARERVAEQCAELSPEEQDAIAETVAVAAIRFAVLRVKPGKNVTFDLEAALSFQGDTGPYVQYCCARINSILRKAGAESGGRFDADGFEAAHDAEWAVVGKLMEFPQVVRDCLQQRAVAPVAGYALDLTHLFSSFYRDCPVLKADTPAALRSRLAVCRATLQTLTNALHLLGITAPERM; encoded by the coding sequence GTGAGCCTGTTTTCCTCCATCACCGATGCGGTGCTTGCCGCCTATCCCGCCCTGCAGCCCGGCGACGTCGTCCCCGCTTCCCCGCCCAACCGGGAGGTGGGCGACGTGGCGGTTCCCCTGTTCCTGGCGGCCAAGCGCCTGGGCGGCAATCCCGCCGCGCTGGCCCGGGAGGCTGCGGAAAAGGTCGTGTTCGGCCCGGAGGTCACGTCTGCGGCGGCGGCGGGGCCCTACCTTAACCTGCGGCTGGACCGGTCGCGGGTGGGCGCGGGCGTGGTGGCGGAAGTGCTGGAGAACGGGGACCGCTACGGCAGCGGGAACACCGGCGCCGGGCGCCGGGTGCTCATCGAGCACACGAGCATCAACCCCAACGCGAGCCCCCATGTCGGGCGCGGCCGCTGCGCCATGATCGGCGACAGTCTGGCGCGGCTCCTCCGCTTCGAGGGGAACGATGTGGAGGTGCACTACTACGTCAACGACATGGGCCGGCAGATCGGCCTGCTGGTCATGATTGCGGACGAGATTAAGGGGCTGGACTTTGACGGCATTCTGGACGCCTATGTCCGGGCGAACGCCCGGGCCGAATCGGACCCCGCGTTCGCCGAAAAGGGCTACGCGCTGCTTTCGGACATGGAGGAGGGCGACCCCCGGGCGCAGGCGCGGTTCCGCCAGGTGACCGACCTCTGCCTCCAGGGGCAGTTGGCGGTCCTCCACCGGGTCGGCGCGACCTACGACATTTTTGACCGGGAGTCGGCGTATGTGAACGACCCGCGCCTCGCCCAAATCGAGGAGGCGCTCCGCGCGAAGGGGGCCCTGTTCACGGATGAGGAGCAGCGGCTGGTCGTGGACCTTGCCCCCCTCGGGCATGCCCAGGAGGAGGGCCGCTATTTCGTCCTCCGGCGCGCCAACGGCAGCTCCATGTACGGCTACCGGGACCTGGCCTATTCGCTGGACAAGGAGGAAAAGGGCGCGGACGTCAATCTCATGGTGCTGGGCGAGGACCACAAGCTCTATGCCCAGCAGCTCGCCATGATTCTCCAGGCCGCCGGACACACCCCCCCCGAGGCGGTGTATTACTCCTACATCCTCCTCAAGGACGGCAAGATGTCCACCCGTCAGGGCAAGGTGGTGCTGCTCTCGCAGTTCCTGGACCAGGCGTCCGCGCTGGCGCGGGAGCGCGTGGCGGAGCAGTGCGCCGAGCTGTCCCCGGAGGAGCAGGACGCCATCGCGGAGACGGTCGCCGTGGCCGCCATCCGTTTCGCCGTGCTCCGCGTGAAACCGGGCAAGAACGTCACCTTCGACCTGGAGGCCGCCCTCTCCTTCCAGGGGGACACGGGCCCCTATGTGCAGTACTGCTGCGCGCGGATCAACTCCATCCTGCGCAAGGCGGGAGCGGAGTCGGGTGGCCGCTTTGACGCGGACGGCTTCGAGGCGGCCCACGACGCCGAGTGGGCCGTGGTGGGCAAGCTCATGGAGTTCCCGCAGGTGGTCCGCGACTGCCTCCAGCAGCGCGCCGTGGCCCCTGTCGCCGGGTATGCCCTGGACCTGACGCATCTCTTTTCGTCCTTCTACCGGGACTGCCCCGTGCTCAAGGCGGACACGCCCGCGGCGCTGCGCTCCCGCCTGGCCGTCTGCCGGGCCACGCTCCAGACGCTCACGAACGCCCTGCACCTCCTCGGCATCACCGCCCCGGAGCGCATGTAG
- a CDS encoding isoleucine--tRNA ligase, with protein sequence MSRPVFDPVPPDFSFAGSERDISRFWKDGDIYAKSLARRRNGKPFVFYEGPPTANGMPHPGHCLTRTIKDIFPRYKTMDGRYCERKAGWDTHGLPVEIEVCKELGIMDGGKAAIEDYGVEKFNRACVESVFRYQKEWENLTDRIGFWVNLDEAYVTFHQSYVESVWWSLKQLFDRGLLYQGHKVVWWWAQGGTALSAGEVGEGYRDVDDPAITVRLPLTPESAARLGVPEETSLLVWTTTPWTLSSNCAACVGTDIEYCLVRDPETGGCFIMAKALAAKYFGDDAVPEKVFPGSALLGLKYEPLFAYDLPKDPATGREAVRYWEVIAGDFVDLETGTGIVHMAPAFGEDDYRVCREQGIGFLCFVRPDGTFDERVTDTDPFDGSLIAGRFCKEADKSITRVLKERGLLLKHEQYRHSYPFCPRAENDPLIQYARKSWFIRTSEFRDRFLANNAQINWQPGHIRDGRFGNFLENNVDWALSRERFWGTPLPIWVCEKTGHMECVASYAELLAKPGVAGVDVWESAKQADPALRDDLRVHKPYIDAVTYQSPKDPSARMRRVTEVIDVWYDAGSMPFAQWGYPHVPGSEALLAGHFPADFISEGLDQTRGWFYAMLAISTLIFGGDRTPWPHPYKNCICLGLVHGEDGLKLSKRLKNYKDPNELFDQYSADALRWSLISKNPPTTGIRMTERNVEEAQREMLIRWHNVYSFFVIYANLDGFSPSDAPAEFLAALGCDPAAIAPPAAPADRPAFRPAAERCELDQWILNELARTVLEVRSALDQYETYPAARALSSFLDGLSNWYVRRSRSRFWAGAWSADKTDAYWTLYECLVKFAQLMAPFTPFYAEATWRNLAAPLPGAPESVHMSDFPRASAEGIDWEMITDMALTREAVTLGLNARRTANLKVRQPLGRCEIVLSDASRRHAVETHRDLILEELNIKELAFAENPDEYVTYLVKPNFKVLGPKHGPNVKKIGQLLSAGSGAAFFAQMRDTGRITLSLDGQAVELGPDDVEVRLQPREGFSAAQGAAMVVVLSTEITEELRHEGWVRDFVRVVQDMRKEMNVAYDARITLELSPQTPELAEVLRRFEGTISETVLAREILFADQPGEGARMAETEGGSVSVLVSL encoded by the coding sequence ATGAGCAGACCCGTCTTCGACCCGGTCCCGCCGGATTTCTCGTTTGCCGGTTCCGAAAGGGACATTTCCCGGTTTTGGAAGGACGGCGACATTTATGCGAAAAGCCTGGCGCGCCGCAGGAATGGGAAGCCGTTCGTCTTCTATGAAGGCCCCCCCACCGCGAACGGCATGCCGCATCCCGGGCACTGCCTGACGCGGACCATCAAGGACATCTTTCCCCGGTACAAGACGATGGATGGCCGGTATTGCGAGCGGAAGGCCGGCTGGGACACCCACGGGCTGCCCGTGGAGATCGAGGTGTGCAAGGAGCTGGGGATCATGGACGGCGGCAAGGCCGCCATCGAGGACTACGGCGTCGAGAAGTTTAACCGCGCCTGCGTGGAGTCCGTTTTCAGGTACCAGAAGGAGTGGGAGAACCTGACCGACCGGATCGGGTTCTGGGTCAACCTGGACGAGGCCTACGTCACCTTCCACCAGTCCTATGTGGAGAGCGTCTGGTGGTCCCTCAAGCAGCTCTTCGACCGGGGGCTCCTCTACCAGGGCCACAAGGTGGTCTGGTGGTGGGCCCAGGGCGGCACGGCCCTGTCCGCGGGCGAGGTCGGCGAGGGCTACCGCGATGTGGACGATCCCGCCATCACGGTGCGTCTGCCGCTGACCCCGGAATCGGCCGCCCGCCTGGGTGTGCCGGAGGAAACCAGCCTGCTCGTATGGACGACCACCCCGTGGACCCTGTCCAGCAACTGCGCCGCCTGCGTGGGAACCGACATCGAGTATTGCCTCGTGCGCGACCCGGAGACCGGCGGGTGCTTCATTATGGCGAAAGCCCTCGCCGCCAAGTACTTCGGCGATGACGCCGTCCCCGAGAAGGTCTTCCCCGGAAGCGCCCTGCTGGGCCTGAAATACGAGCCCCTGTTTGCCTATGACCTGCCGAAAGACCCGGCAACGGGCCGCGAAGCCGTCCGGTACTGGGAGGTCATCGCCGGGGATTTCGTGGACCTGGAAACGGGAACCGGGATCGTGCACATGGCCCCGGCCTTCGGCGAGGACGACTACCGGGTCTGCCGCGAGCAGGGCATCGGCTTCCTGTGTTTTGTCCGCCCGGACGGGACCTTCGATGAGCGGGTGACCGACACCGACCCCTTTGACGGGTCCCTGATTGCGGGCCGCTTCTGCAAGGAGGCGGACAAGAGCATCACCCGGGTGCTCAAGGAGCGGGGGCTGCTCCTGAAGCACGAGCAGTACCGCCACTCCTATCCCTTCTGCCCGCGCGCGGAAAATGACCCGCTCATCCAGTACGCGCGCAAGAGCTGGTTCATCCGCACCTCGGAGTTCCGCGACCGGTTCCTGGCAAACAACGCCCAGATCAACTGGCAGCCGGGCCACATCCGGGACGGCCGTTTCGGGAACTTCCTGGAGAACAACGTGGACTGGGCGCTGTCCCGGGAGCGGTTCTGGGGCACCCCCCTGCCGATCTGGGTCTGCGAGAAGACCGGCCACATGGAATGCGTCGCGTCGTATGCGGAATTGCTCGCCAAGCCGGGGGTCGCGGGGGTGGACGTCTGGGAGTCGGCGAAACAGGCCGACCCGGCGCTGCGCGACGACCTGCGCGTCCACAAGCCCTACATTGACGCGGTCACCTACCAGAGCCCGAAGGACCCCTCGGCGCGCATGCGGCGCGTCACCGAGGTGATTGACGTATGGTACGACGCGGGGTCCATGCCCTTCGCGCAGTGGGGCTATCCTCACGTTCCCGGATCGGAGGCCCTGCTCGCCGGCCATTTCCCGGCGGACTTCATCAGCGAGGGGCTGGACCAGACGCGCGGGTGGTTCTACGCCATGCTCGCCATCAGCACGCTGATCTTCGGCGGGGACCGGACGCCCTGGCCGCACCCCTACAAGAACTGCATCTGCCTGGGACTGGTCCACGGCGAGGACGGCCTGAAACTGTCCAAACGCCTGAAGAACTACAAGGATCCGAATGAGCTGTTCGACCAGTACAGCGCCGACGCCCTGCGATGGAGCCTGATCTCCAAGAACCCGCCGACCACGGGCATCCGCATGACGGAGCGCAACGTGGAGGAGGCCCAGCGGGAAATGCTCATCCGCTGGCACAATGTCTACTCCTTCTTCGTGATCTACGCGAACCTCGACGGCTTCTCGCCGTCCGACGCTCCCGCCGAATTCCTGGCCGCCCTCGGCTGTGATCCGGCGGCAATCGCCCCCCCCGCCGCTCCGGCGGACCGACCCGCGTTCCGTCCCGCCGCCGAACGCTGCGAACTGGACCAGTGGATTCTCAACGAGCTGGCGCGCACGGTGCTCGAGGTGCGCTCCGCGCTGGACCAGTACGAGACCTACCCCGCCGCCCGCGCGCTCTCGTCGTTCCTGGACGGCCTGTCCAACTGGTATGTGCGGCGGAGCCGTTCGCGTTTCTGGGCGGGTGCGTGGAGCGCGGACAAGACGGACGCCTACTGGACCCTCTACGAGTGCCTGGTGAAGTTCGCCCAGCTTATGGCCCCCTTCACGCCGTTCTACGCCGAGGCGACGTGGCGCAACCTGGCCGCGCCCCTGCCCGGGGCGCCGGAGAGCGTTCACATGTCGGACTTCCCCCGCGCGAGCGCGGAGGGCATTGACTGGGAGATGATCACGGACATGGCGCTCACCCGCGAGGCGGTCACGCTCGGGCTGAACGCCCGCCGGACGGCCAACCTCAAGGTGCGGCAGCCCCTCGGGCGCTGCGAGATCGTGCTCTCCGACGCGTCGCGCCGCCATGCCGTTGAGACCCACCGGGACTTGATCCTGGAGGAGCTGAACATCAAGGAGCTGGCCTTCGCGGAGAACCCCGACGAGTATGTGACCTACCTGGTCAAGCCGAATTTCAAGGTGCTGGGACCCAAGCATGGCCCCAATGTGAAGAAGATCGGCCAGCTTCTCTCCGCAGGGTCCGGCGCCGCGTTCTTCGCGCAGATGCGCGACACGGGCCGCATCACGCTTTCCCTCGACGGGCAGGCGGTGGAGCTCGGCCCGGATGATGTCGAGGTGCGGCTTCAGCCCCGGGAGGGCTTCTCCGCCGCCCAGGGCGCCGCGATGGTGGTGGTGCTGTCCACGGAAATCACCGAGGAACTCCGGCACGAGGGCTGGGTGCGCGATTTCGTGCGCGTGGTCCAGGACATGCGCAAGGAGATGAATGTAGCCTACGACGCGCGGATCACGCTGGAGTTGAGCCCGCAGACGCCGGAACTCGCCGAAGTGCTCCGCCGGTTTGAGGGGACCATCTCCGAGACGGTGCTCGCGCGGGAGATTCTCTTCGCGGACCAGCCCGGCGAGGGCGCCCGCATGGCCGAAACCGAAGGGGGCAGCGTGTCCGTTCTGGTCAGCCTCTGA
- a CDS encoding alginate export family protein: protein MGGARVAAVIGAVLMVSSQAWAELTQVEIGGELRIRGRYYMNTFAPRGERIPAAALGWRPIGSQLATSIFKWDSDGPDWSRYEHALLLNVKADFSDNVSAFVEFYDFSIWGEDTRSNYLTGADARGDSTDDVMLNQGYVEIRQLFDAPLRLRIGRQAIKFGKGFLVSDMLTPSQFSSHDAVRLTWTPADDVSVDFFASKMADRYQTEQDGDTDFYGVYGTYNGWEPLSMSAYWYFLRDASHVETTNLTQIGEWFEDLRGMDDYGATRLHTLGTHLFGKSGGFDYSLELAYQFGDAEHLGATFLPVGGLYGDQDADYGNWGAELNVGYTFKDVKWAPRPYVMGVYFQGHDERDISFGEWLNPFYRPDASTSFNRLFSDLNYMPTINDNGWLSNVAQIQLGVELQATEKVRLHAHVAKDWAVAAFDPPVSWKIGDTYVPVAPMLSFWTEDGSDDLGWEVAAWIRYQYSADLWFLFYGNYLLAGDGLTRGAFSQFNGTEITAGTDDTNAGYVFWMAVLKF, encoded by the coding sequence TTGGGCGGTGCGCGCGTTGCCGCCGTCATCGGCGCGGTGCTCATGGTGTCGTCGCAGGCATGGGCCGAACTCACCCAGGTGGAGATCGGCGGGGAGCTGCGCATCCGGGGCCGCTACTACATGAACACCTTTGCGCCGCGCGGGGAGCGCATCCCCGCCGCCGCGCTCGGATGGCGCCCGATCGGCTCGCAGCTGGCCACTTCCATTTTCAAGTGGGACAGCGACGGCCCCGACTGGTCCCGGTATGAGCATGCGCTCCTGCTCAACGTGAAGGCGGACTTCTCGGACAACGTCAGCGCCTTTGTGGAGTTCTACGATTTCTCCATCTGGGGCGAGGACACGCGCTCCAACTATCTCACCGGGGCCGACGCCCGGGGGGATTCCACGGACGACGTCATGCTCAACCAGGGGTATGTGGAGATCCGGCAACTGTTCGACGCCCCTCTCAGGCTCCGTATCGGACGGCAGGCGATAAAGTTTGGGAAGGGCTTCCTCGTTTCCGACATGCTCACCCCCTCCCAGTTCTCCTCCCACGACGCGGTTCGCCTCACTTGGACGCCGGCGGACGATGTGAGCGTTGACTTTTTCGCCTCCAAAATGGCGGACCGGTACCAGACGGAGCAGGACGGCGACACGGACTTCTACGGCGTGTACGGCACCTACAACGGATGGGAGCCCCTGTCCATGTCCGCCTACTGGTATTTCCTGCGCGACGCCAGCCACGTGGAAACCACGAACCTGACCCAGATCGGGGAATGGTTTGAGGACCTGCGCGGGATGGACGACTACGGCGCCACGCGCCTGCACACCCTGGGAACCCACCTGTTCGGCAAGTCCGGCGGCTTCGACTACAGCCTCGAACTGGCCTACCAGTTCGGAGACGCGGAGCACCTGGGCGCCACCTTCCTGCCCGTGGGCGGCCTCTACGGCGACCAGGACGCGGACTACGGCAACTGGGGCGCCGAGCTCAACGTCGGATACACCTTCAAGGACGTGAAATGGGCGCCCCGTCCCTACGTCATGGGCGTCTATTTCCAGGGACACGACGAGCGCGACATCTCCTTCGGGGAGTGGCTCAACCCGTTCTACCGGCCGGATGCGAGCACCTCGTTCAACCGCCTCTTCTCGGACCTGAACTACATGCCCACCATCAACGACAACGGCTGGCTGTCCAACGTCGCCCAGATACAGCTTGGCGTGGAACTCCAGGCGACCGAAAAGGTGCGCCTCCACGCGCATGTCGCCAAAGACTGGGCCGTCGCGGCGTTTGATCCGCCCGTCTCATGGAAAATCGGGGACACCTATGTGCCCGTCGCGCCGATGCTCAGTTTCTGGACCGAGGACGGCAGCGACGACCTGGGCTGGGAAGTGGCCGCCTGGATCCGCTACCAGTATTCTGCGGACCTGTGGTTCCTCTTCTACGGCAACTACCTCCTCGCGGGCGACGGCCTGACCCGGGGCGCCTTCTCCCAGTTCAACGGGACGGAAATCACCGCCGGTACCGACGACACCAACGCCGGTTATGTTTTCTGGATGGCCGTCCTTAAGTTCTAG
- a CDS encoding tetratricopeptide repeat protein — translation MDLNNAGTESYNRGDFLRATTLLETALDIAPENPVVRRNLCNARQSLADQHAKQGDVRTAVRLAEAAIAADPDNASPLIQTGAYYLRLDDVGKAIDRLEKAIVTRPGDLDAHDLLGQAYYRDNDLSSARAQWDYVLEMDPARPSLRERYDKAFREEAVESDFNKWKSRHFRVSYPDDIPDRLRGRVVSILDKAYVDVGRALGGVFPPPPIQTILYTAAQFSEATQLGGHVGAVYDGKIRAPMTDPSGNWLPDEELRRRLAHEYVHVVVRNITGDKVPWWVNEGIAETLSHPLDQQDRERLLELFANGRDFRLSSLSSPQLAGKLSPDRLKEAYLQAHATMELLITRHGKGKVNLLLTRFSSGDTEDQALRQIYRKSVAVLEEDVRAAYR, via the coding sequence GTGGACCTGAACAACGCGGGGACGGAGTCCTACAACCGGGGCGACTTCCTGCGGGCAACCACGCTGCTGGAAACGGCCCTGGACATTGCCCCGGAGAATCCGGTTGTCCGCCGCAACCTGTGCAACGCGCGGCAAAGTCTCGCGGATCAGCACGCGAAGCAGGGGGATGTGCGCACAGCCGTCCGGCTGGCCGAGGCGGCCATTGCGGCCGACCCGGACAACGCATCCCCGCTGATCCAGACGGGGGCCTACTACCTCCGGCTGGACGATGTGGGCAAGGCCATAGACCGTCTGGAGAAGGCCATTGTGACGAGGCCGGGCGATCTGGACGCCCATGACCTGCTGGGGCAGGCCTATTACCGCGACAACGACCTCTCCTCCGCGCGCGCCCAGTGGGACTATGTGCTGGAGATGGACCCGGCGCGCCCCTCGCTGCGGGAACGCTATGACAAGGCGTTCCGCGAGGAGGCCGTGGAGTCCGACTTCAACAAGTGGAAATCCCGGCATTTCCGGGTGAGTTACCCCGACGACATTCCGGACCGGCTCCGCGGCCGGGTGGTCTCCATTCTGGACAAGGCCTATGTGGATGTCGGCCGCGCGCTGGGAGGGGTTTTCCCCCCGCCGCCGATCCAGACCATCCTTTACACGGCGGCGCAGTTTTCCGAGGCCACGCAGCTCGGCGGGCATGTGGGGGCGGTTTATGACGGCAAGATCCGGGCGCCGATGACCGACCCTTCAGGCAACTGGCTCCCGGACGAGGAACTCCGGCGGCGGCTGGCGCATGAGTACGTTCATGTGGTGGTGCGGAACATCACGGGGGACAAGGTGCCCTGGTGGGTGAACGAGGGGATCGCGGAGACCCTGTCACACCCCCTGGACCAGCAGGACAGGGAGCGGCTGCTCGAGCTTTTCGCGAACGGGCGCGACTTCCGGCTTTCCTCCCTTTCCTCCCCCCAACTCGCGGGCAAGCTCTCCCCGGACCGCCTGAAGGAGGCCTATTTGCAGGCCCATGCCACCATGGAACTCCTCATCACACGCCACGGCAAAGGGAAGGTAAATCTTCTGTTGACGCGTTTCTCGTCCGGGGACACGGAAGACCAGGCCCTGCGCCAGATATACCGGAAGAGCGTGGCTGTTCTGGAGGAGGATGTCCGGGCGGCCTATCGCTGA
- a CDS encoding reactive intermediate/imine deaminase (has endoribonuclease activity on mRNA), protein MEKECIFAKNGPPAAGPYSHAVAAGPFLYVSGQGPMRPDGSGVLRGSLEEEARQTFENLKAVLEDAGSSLDRVVKVNVYLADMEMFARFNAVYKEYFTDSFPARTCIQAGGLPLDIQVEIEAVALRDA, encoded by the coding sequence ATGGAAAAAGAGTGCATTTTCGCCAAGAACGGCCCCCCCGCAGCCGGACCGTATTCCCATGCGGTGGCCGCCGGCCCCTTCCTGTATGTCTCGGGGCAGGGGCCCATGCGGCCCGATGGGAGCGGGGTTCTCCGGGGCAGTCTGGAAGAGGAGGCCCGGCAGACCTTCGAGAACCTGAAGGCGGTGCTGGAGGACGCCGGCAGCTCGCTGGACCGGGTGGTGAAGGTCAATGTCTACCTGGCGGACATGGAGATGTTTGCCCGGTTCAACGCCGTCTACAAGGAATATTTCACCGACAGCTTCCCCGCCCGGACCTGCATTCAGGCCGGCGGCCTGCCCTTGGACATCCAGGTGGAAATCGAGGCGGTGGCCCTGCGTGATGCGTAG
- a CDS encoding c-type cytochrome, with translation MKKKIALALFVLVILGLALPVYNLFVHLPANQLTGYISQPPLGDVAAILAEKCVVCHSLDAPMPFYAMLPVAKQLMAHDVATGAKHVNMTREILELTPGTVSEATLAKIEYTTERNSMPPAQYLIMHWNHLLSAAEKEAIFAWIQAERAKRYAVAGVEPELLKQAVRPLPEKIETNPAKVALGDKLYNDGRLSKDNTISCASCHDLAKGGTDQAQFSTGVAGQVGDINAPTVFNSAFNIMQFWDGRAANLEEQADGPPNNPIEMASNWEEIAGKLSQDAEFTQAFTAVYPEGYKKETLVNAIAEYERTLLTPAAFDKYLRGDQGALSAEQKQGYQVFKELGCATCHSGVILGGASFEVMGLRRDYYADRGNPHTPDFGRFNATKNEADRFRLKVPTLRNIEVTHPYFHDGSTSDLGKAVETMAKYQSGTTLSARDRDLIVAFLESLTGEHDGKKLQ, from the coding sequence ATGAAAAAGAAAATCGCGCTGGCACTGTTCGTTCTGGTCATCCTTGGCCTGGCGTTGCCGGTATATAACCTGTTTGTGCATTTGCCCGCCAACCAGCTTACCGGATACATTTCCCAGCCCCCGCTGGGCGACGTCGCGGCGATTCTGGCGGAAAAATGCGTTGTTTGCCACTCCCTGGATGCCCCCATGCCGTTCTATGCCATGCTTCCCGTGGCCAAGCAGCTGATGGCTCATGACGTGGCCACGGGGGCAAAACACGTCAACATGACGCGGGAAATCCTCGAGCTGACCCCGGGAACAGTGTCCGAGGCCACCCTGGCCAAGATTGAATACACCACCGAGCGGAACAGCATGCCGCCGGCCCAGTACCTCATCATGCACTGGAACCACCTCCTGAGCGCCGCCGAGAAGGAGGCGATTTTCGCCTGGATCCAGGCGGAGCGGGCCAAACGCTACGCGGTGGCCGGGGTCGAGCCGGAACTGCTGAAGCAGGCCGTCCGGCCGCTTCCCGAAAAGATCGAGACCAATCCCGCCAAGGTGGCTCTCGGCGACAAACTCTACAATGACGGCCGCCTCTCCAAGGACAACACCATTTCCTGCGCTTCCTGCCATGACCTGGCCAAGGGGGGCACCGATCAGGCCCAGTTCTCCACCGGTGTCGCCGGACAGGTCGGCGACATCAACGCCCCCACCGTCTTCAACTCCGCCTTCAACATCATGCAGTTCTGGGACGGCCGGGCGGCAAACCTGGAAGAGCAGGCCGACGGCCCGCCGAACAACCCCATTGAGATGGCCTCGAACTGGGAGGAAATCGCGGGGAAGCTCTCGCAGGATGCCGAGTTCACCCAGGCCTTCACCGCCGTGTATCCGGAAGGCTACAAGAAGGAGACCCTCGTCAACGCGATTGCGGAATACGAGCGCACCCTGCTCACGCCGGCCGCCTTTGACAAGTATCTCCGGGGCGATCAGGGTGCCCTGTCCGCGGAGCAGAAGCAGGGATACCAGGTTTTCAAGGAGCTTGGCTGCGCAACCTGCCACAGTGGCGTCATCCTCGGCGGGGCAAGTTTCGAGGTCATGGGCCTCCGGCGCGATTACTACGCGGACCGCGGCAACCCCCACACCCCCGATTTTGGCCGGTTCAACGCGACCAAGAATGAGGCCGACCGATTCCGGCTGAAGGTGCCCACGCTGCGCAACATCGAGGTGACCCATCCGTACTTCCATGACGGGTCCACATCGGACCTCGGAAAAGCCGTGGAAACCATGGCCAAGTACCAGTCGGGCACCACGCTGTCCGCGCGGGACCGCGACCTGATCGTCGCCTTCCTCGAATCCCTGACCGGCGAGCACGACGGGAAGAAACTTCAGTAA
- a CDS encoding exo-alpha-sialidase → MLSACATSGTAKRVCLSSEDFESKTVQAGGFVEFAFGADRPFPQCHASTVARTQDGTFIAAWFGGTKEKDDDVAIWTARRVSGAWTAPVKTAKIEDSAHWNPVLFTDAQGKTHLFFKVGPEIPFWRTYCMTTGDNGTTWSEPRELVAGDAGGRGPVKNKPIILSDGSWLAPASTEHGGWKPFVDRSEDNGATWTRSADFAIDKATLKGEGAIQPTLWESSPGKVHALLRTAAGRVWRADSEDYGKTWSPVHATRLPNNNSGLDALLLEDGRLLLVYNPVDKNWGPRTPLDLAVSTDNGKTFSAIAHLENDPDPDSEYSYPAIIRTKEGVGVSYTYNRDLVRVWHIPLSALE, encoded by the coding sequence ATGCTGTCGGCGTGCGCCACAAGCGGAACGGCAAAACGGGTGTGCCTCTCCTCAGAGGACTTCGAGAGTAAAACGGTCCAGGCGGGCGGGTTTGTTGAATTCGCCTTCGGCGCGGACCGGCCCTTTCCCCAGTGCCATGCGTCCACGGTCGCCCGCACCCAGGACGGCACCTTCATCGCCGCCTGGTTCGGCGGAACCAAGGAAAAGGACGACGATGTGGCCATTTGGACCGCGCGCCGCGTGAGCGGGGCGTGGACCGCCCCGGTGAAGACCGCCAAGATCGAGGACTCGGCCCACTGGAACCCCGTGCTTTTCACCGACGCCCAGGGAAAGACGCATCTGTTCTTCAAGGTGGGGCCGGAAATCCCCTTCTGGCGCACCTACTGCATGACCACGGGGGACAACGGTACCACCTGGTCCGAGCCCCGCGAGCTGGTCGCCGGCGATGCGGGCGGACGCGGCCCCGTCAAGAACAAGCCCATCATCCTTTCAGACGGCTCCTGGCTGGCCCCCGCCTCCACGGAGCACGGCGGTTGGAAGCCCTTTGTGGACCGGTCGGAGGATAACGGTGCCACTTGGACCCGGTCCGCCGACTTTGCGATAGACAAAGCCACCTTGAAGGGGGAGGGGGCCATCCAGCCCACCCTGTGGGAATCCTCCCCCGGAAAGGTGCACGCCCTCCTGCGAACCGCCGCCGGCAGGGTGTGGCGCGCCGACTCGGAGGACTACGGAAAAACCTGGTCGCCCGTGCATGCGACCCGCCTCCCGAACAACAACAGCGGACTGGACGCGCTCCTGCTGGAGGATGGCCGCCTGCTCCTCGTCTACAACCCGGTGGACAAGAACTGGGGCCCCCGGACACCCTTGGATTTGGCGGTCTCCACGGACAATGGGAAAACCTTTTCCGCCATCGCGCACTTGGAAAACGACCCCGATCCCGACAGCGAGTACTCCTATCCGGCGATCATCCGCACGAAGGAGGGTGTCGGCGTCAGTTACACCTACAACCGGGACCTGGTGCGCGTGTGGCACATCCCGCTGTCCGCGCTGGAATAG